The following coding sequences are from one Solea solea chromosome 4, fSolSol10.1, whole genome shotgun sequence window:
- the LOC131458328 gene encoding protocadherin alpha-C2-like isoform X1, translated as MAVTGKCIWIGNNVPFYFVIFSLFCGLSFGQLRYSISEELENGALVGDLAHDLGLDIRKLSTRKIKITSNSGKRYVIVNPKNGKLLVNDRIDREALCDTSSTCLINLEVLIENPTEVHHVEVDVVDTNDNAPQFPSDEYQLEITESSLPGSRYQIELAQDPDIGSNSVRMYQLSTNDHFALVSNKPSINIKHIELVLKKPLDREQTPYHQLILSAVDGGTPEKSGSAKINIRVLDSNDNVPMFDSSVYKVKLLENSPKDTLVIKLNATDLDEGKNGEVYYSFSSYTPERVRQMFSMDTNSGEIRVRNNVDYEETNSYEMYIQAMDKGPGAVAAHCKVVVEVVDVNDNVPQIVLSSLSSPVREDARADTVVALISVTDRDSGTNKQVSLEIPAGLPFKIKSFRNYYTLVTSAFLDRETVDAYNVTLSATDGGNPPLSSQKTIHVDVADVNDNPPRFEQTSYTVYVGENNAPGASLCTVKAQDADIKENARITYTVLNDNNHGIPVTSYVSVKADTGEAYALRAFDYESLREFHFQVKAQDGGIPPLSRVATVYIYIMDQNDHAPLIVKPPGNGTRSLETVQKNAEPGALVTKVVAYDADAGPNAWMVYMLETATDLDLFKVHEHTGEIRTTRRILEDNSTSFALTVLVKDHGQPALSSTATINVAVMEVPPKVVPDPKKIVRPHSTLLFSNVTLYLIVALSATTFVFLVTVVVLAIVRCHAYCTQPGSCSPCCVSQKPPPDGGNSSVSAGGGGNSAAGAQPNNNVMLRRDLKVEPHYIEVRGNGSLTKTYCYKTCLTATSGSDTFMFYNTGRPISGTWGSGADRFFTSGSGFVRRLSMPDASLQLCPEPKAPNADWRYSASLRAGMQSSVHMEEASMMQGAQGMLVQNWPTVSSAADGEGGGELSPPVGAGVDSNSWHFRYGAGQSYGPPQPLRPGEIPPEAFIIPGSPAIISIRHDQGPVDDKGEFISFGKKDEAKKKKKKKKDKKDKKEKGKDDE; from the exons ATGGCTGTAACGGGGAAATGCATCTGGATTGGGAATAATGtgcctttttattttgtgatattttcctTATTTTGTGGCCTTTCATTCGGGCAATTGCGATACTCTATTTCTGAAGAACTAGAAAATGGGGCACTGGTCGGTGATCTGGCGCATGACTTGGGGCTGGATATTCGCAAGCTCTCCACTCGAAAAATTAAGATAACCTCCAACAGCGGGAAGCGCTACGTGATTGTCAATCCCAAAAATGGGAAATTACTTGTCAACGACAGGATCGACAGAGAGGCACTGTGCGATACGTCCAGCACCTGTCTCATTAATCTGGAGGTGCTCATCGAAAACCCCACTGAGGTGCACCACGTCGAGGTGGATGTAGTGGACACCAATGATAATGCGCCTCAGTTCCCCAGCGACGAATATCAACTGGAAATCACAGAGTCTTCGTTACCAGGCTCTCGTTACCAAATCGAATTAGCCCAGGATCCAGACATTGGGTCCAATTCAGTTCGTATGTATCAGCTCAGCACAAATGACCATTTTGCGCTTGTATCCAACAAACCCTCCATAAATATAAAGCACATTGAGCTTGTGCTCAAAAAGCCCCTTGATCGGGAGCAGACACCTTATCACCAGTTGATTTTAAGTGCTGTGGATGGTGGGACACCAGAGAAATCGGGATCTGCTAAAATCAACATCCGTGTCCTCGATTCAAATGACAATGTTCCCATGTTTGACAGCTCTGTGTACAAGGTGAAACTGCTGGAAAATTCACCCAAAGACACCTTGGTCATTAAATTGAATGCCACTGATCTGGATGAGGGCAAAAATGGGGAGGTTTATTACTCATTCAGCAGCTATACTCCAGAGAGAGTGAGGCAGATGTTCAGCATGGACACTAATTCAGGAGAAATAAGAGTGAGGAACAATGTTGACTATGAGGAGACCAACTCCTATGAGATGTACATCCAGGCAATGGATAAGGGACCTGGGGCCGTGGCAGCACACTGCAAGGTAGTGGTAGAAGTGGTGGATGTGAACGACAATGTACCTCAGATCGTGCTGTCATCCTTATCGAGCCCTGTGAGGGAGGACGCCCGTGCAGACACGGTAGTTGCCCTCATTAGTGTCACCGATCGAGACTCTGGCACCAACAAGCAGGTGAGCCTGGAGATCCCTGCAGGCCTTCCTTTCAAGATCAAGTCATTCAGAAATTACTACACTCTGGTTACCTCAGCCTTCCTGGACCGCGAGACCGTTGATGCCTACAATGTCACTCTGAGTGCCACAGATGGAGGaaatcctcctctctcctcccagaAGACCATACACGTGGACGTGGCTGATGTTAATGACAACCCACCACGATTTGAGCAGACTTCGTACACAGTCTACGTGGGTGAGAACAATGCCCCTGGGGCCTCTTTGTGTACTGTGAAAGCTCAAGACGCAGACATCAAGGAGAATGCACGCATCACCTACACAGTGCTCAATGACAACAACCACGGCATCCCTGTCACCTCCTATGTGTCTGTGAAGGCCGATACCGGGGAGGCTTATGCCCTGCGAGCCTTCGACTATGAGTCTCTAAGGGAGTTtcacttccaggtcaaagcccAAGATGGGGGCATTCCTCCACTCAGCCGCGTTGCCACAGTCTACATCTATATAATGGATCAGAATGACCATGCACCACTGATAGTCAAACCTCCTGGCAACGGCACGCGCTCGTTGGAGACGGTGCAAAAGAATGCAGAGCCTGGTGCCTTGGTGACCAAAGTAGTAGCATATGACGCCGATGCCGGTCCTAACGCCTGGATGGTGTACATGTTGGAGACGGCCACTGACCTGGACTTGTTCAAGGTCCATGAACACACCGGCGAGATCAGAACCACGCGCAGGATCCTGGAGGACAACTCCACCTCGTTTGCTCTAACTGTCCTAGTGAAAGACCATGGGCAGCCAGCTCTCTCGTCCACCGCCACCATCAACGTGGCTGTCATGGAGGTGCCACCCAAAGTGGTTCCTGACCCAAAGAAGATCGTGCGACCTCACAGCACACTGCTGTTCTCCAACGTGACCCTCTACTTGATTGTGGCTTTGAGCGCCACCACCTTTGTTTTCCTGGTCACTGTGGTGGTGCTGGCTATTGTCCGCTGTCACGCATACTGCACCCAGCCAGGTTCTTGCTCCCCTTGCTGTGTGTCACAGAAGCCCCCTCCAGATGGTGGGAACAGCAGCGTCAGTGCAGGTGGAGGAGGCAACAGCGCGGCCGGGGCTCAGCCTAATAACAACGTGATGCTCCGTAGGGACCTCAAAGTGGAGCCTCACTACATCGAAGTGCGGGGGAACGGCTCCCTGACAAAGACTTACTGCTACAAGACCTGTCTGACCGCCACCTCCGGCAGTGACACGTTCATGTTCTACAACACCGGACGTCCCATCAGTGGCACCTGGGGCAGCGGTGCTGACCGCTTCTTCACCAGTGGAAGTGGATTTGTACGCAGACTGAGTATGCCTGATGCCTCGCTGCAACTCTGTCCAGAG CCAAAAGCTCCAAATGCTGACTGGCGATATTCCGCATCTCTGAGGGCAGGGATGCAAAG TTCGGTCCACATGGAGGAAGCCTCAATGATGCAGGGCGCCCAGGGGATGCTTGTCCAGAACTGGCCCACTGTTTCCAGTGCTGCAG ATGGAGAGGGTGGTGGAGAGCTTTCACCCCCAGTTGGTGCTGGAGTCGACAGCAACAGCTGGCACTTCAGATACGGTGCTGGACAAAGCTATGGTCCCCCCCAGCCCCTAAGGCCTGGAGAGATTCCCCCCGAAGCCTTCATCATCCCCGGTTCCCCAGCCATCATTTCTATCCGCCATGATCAGGGCCCTGTGGATGACAAGGGTGAATTCATAAGCTTTGGCAAAAAAGATGAggccaagaagaagaaaaagaagaagaaggacaagaAGGACAAGAAGGAGAAAGGGAAGGATGACGAGTAG
- the LOC131458328 gene encoding protocadherin alpha-C2-like isoform X2 has product MAVTGKCIWIGNNVPFYFVIFSLFCGLSFGQLRYSISEELENGALVGDLAHDLGLDIRKLSTRKIKITSNSGKRYVIVNPKNGKLLVNDRIDREALCDTSSTCLINLEVLIENPTEVHHVEVDVVDTNDNAPQFPSDEYQLEITESSLPGSRYQIELAQDPDIGSNSVRMYQLSTNDHFALVSNKPSINIKHIELVLKKPLDREQTPYHQLILSAVDGGTPEKSGSAKINIRVLDSNDNVPMFDSSVYKVKLLENSPKDTLVIKLNATDLDEGKNGEVYYSFSSYTPERVRQMFSMDTNSGEIRVRNNVDYEETNSYEMYIQAMDKGPGAVAAHCKVVVEVVDVNDNVPQIVLSSLSSPVREDARADTVVALISVTDRDSGTNKQVSLEIPAGLPFKIKSFRNYYTLVTSAFLDRETVDAYNVTLSATDGGNPPLSSQKTIHVDVADVNDNPPRFEQTSYTVYVGENNAPGASLCTVKAQDADIKENARITYTVLNDNNHGIPVTSYVSVKADTGEAYALRAFDYESLREFHFQVKAQDGGIPPLSRVATVYIYIMDQNDHAPLIVKPPGNGTRSLETVQKNAEPGALVTKVVAYDADAGPNAWMVYMLETATDLDLFKVHEHTGEIRTTRRILEDNSTSFALTVLVKDHGQPALSSTATINVAVMEVPPKVVPDPKKIVRPHSTLLFSNVTLYLIVALSATTFVFLVTVVVLAIVRCHAYCTQPGSCSPCCVSQKPPPDGGNSSVSAGGGGNSAAGAQPNNNVMLRRDLKVEPHYIEVRGNGSLTKTYCYKTCLTATSGSDTFMFYNTGRPISGTWGSGADRFFTSGSGFVRRLSMPDASLQLCPEPKAPNADWRYSASLRAGMQSSVHMEEASMMQGAQGMLVQNWPTVSSAAGVATADHFALHQPPTCPPSQHP; this is encoded by the exons ATGGCTGTAACGGGGAAATGCATCTGGATTGGGAATAATGtgcctttttattttgtgatattttcctTATTTTGTGGCCTTTCATTCGGGCAATTGCGATACTCTATTTCTGAAGAACTAGAAAATGGGGCACTGGTCGGTGATCTGGCGCATGACTTGGGGCTGGATATTCGCAAGCTCTCCACTCGAAAAATTAAGATAACCTCCAACAGCGGGAAGCGCTACGTGATTGTCAATCCCAAAAATGGGAAATTACTTGTCAACGACAGGATCGACAGAGAGGCACTGTGCGATACGTCCAGCACCTGTCTCATTAATCTGGAGGTGCTCATCGAAAACCCCACTGAGGTGCACCACGTCGAGGTGGATGTAGTGGACACCAATGATAATGCGCCTCAGTTCCCCAGCGACGAATATCAACTGGAAATCACAGAGTCTTCGTTACCAGGCTCTCGTTACCAAATCGAATTAGCCCAGGATCCAGACATTGGGTCCAATTCAGTTCGTATGTATCAGCTCAGCACAAATGACCATTTTGCGCTTGTATCCAACAAACCCTCCATAAATATAAAGCACATTGAGCTTGTGCTCAAAAAGCCCCTTGATCGGGAGCAGACACCTTATCACCAGTTGATTTTAAGTGCTGTGGATGGTGGGACACCAGAGAAATCGGGATCTGCTAAAATCAACATCCGTGTCCTCGATTCAAATGACAATGTTCCCATGTTTGACAGCTCTGTGTACAAGGTGAAACTGCTGGAAAATTCACCCAAAGACACCTTGGTCATTAAATTGAATGCCACTGATCTGGATGAGGGCAAAAATGGGGAGGTTTATTACTCATTCAGCAGCTATACTCCAGAGAGAGTGAGGCAGATGTTCAGCATGGACACTAATTCAGGAGAAATAAGAGTGAGGAACAATGTTGACTATGAGGAGACCAACTCCTATGAGATGTACATCCAGGCAATGGATAAGGGACCTGGGGCCGTGGCAGCACACTGCAAGGTAGTGGTAGAAGTGGTGGATGTGAACGACAATGTACCTCAGATCGTGCTGTCATCCTTATCGAGCCCTGTGAGGGAGGACGCCCGTGCAGACACGGTAGTTGCCCTCATTAGTGTCACCGATCGAGACTCTGGCACCAACAAGCAGGTGAGCCTGGAGATCCCTGCAGGCCTTCCTTTCAAGATCAAGTCATTCAGAAATTACTACACTCTGGTTACCTCAGCCTTCCTGGACCGCGAGACCGTTGATGCCTACAATGTCACTCTGAGTGCCACAGATGGAGGaaatcctcctctctcctcccagaAGACCATACACGTGGACGTGGCTGATGTTAATGACAACCCACCACGATTTGAGCAGACTTCGTACACAGTCTACGTGGGTGAGAACAATGCCCCTGGGGCCTCTTTGTGTACTGTGAAAGCTCAAGACGCAGACATCAAGGAGAATGCACGCATCACCTACACAGTGCTCAATGACAACAACCACGGCATCCCTGTCACCTCCTATGTGTCTGTGAAGGCCGATACCGGGGAGGCTTATGCCCTGCGAGCCTTCGACTATGAGTCTCTAAGGGAGTTtcacttccaggtcaaagcccAAGATGGGGGCATTCCTCCACTCAGCCGCGTTGCCACAGTCTACATCTATATAATGGATCAGAATGACCATGCACCACTGATAGTCAAACCTCCTGGCAACGGCACGCGCTCGTTGGAGACGGTGCAAAAGAATGCAGAGCCTGGTGCCTTGGTGACCAAAGTAGTAGCATATGACGCCGATGCCGGTCCTAACGCCTGGATGGTGTACATGTTGGAGACGGCCACTGACCTGGACTTGTTCAAGGTCCATGAACACACCGGCGAGATCAGAACCACGCGCAGGATCCTGGAGGACAACTCCACCTCGTTTGCTCTAACTGTCCTAGTGAAAGACCATGGGCAGCCAGCTCTCTCGTCCACCGCCACCATCAACGTGGCTGTCATGGAGGTGCCACCCAAAGTGGTTCCTGACCCAAAGAAGATCGTGCGACCTCACAGCACACTGCTGTTCTCCAACGTGACCCTCTACTTGATTGTGGCTTTGAGCGCCACCACCTTTGTTTTCCTGGTCACTGTGGTGGTGCTGGCTATTGTCCGCTGTCACGCATACTGCACCCAGCCAGGTTCTTGCTCCCCTTGCTGTGTGTCACAGAAGCCCCCTCCAGATGGTGGGAACAGCAGCGTCAGTGCAGGTGGAGGAGGCAACAGCGCGGCCGGGGCTCAGCCTAATAACAACGTGATGCTCCGTAGGGACCTCAAAGTGGAGCCTCACTACATCGAAGTGCGGGGGAACGGCTCCCTGACAAAGACTTACTGCTACAAGACCTGTCTGACCGCCACCTCCGGCAGTGACACGTTCATGTTCTACAACACCGGACGTCCCATCAGTGGCACCTGGGGCAGCGGTGCTGACCGCTTCTTCACCAGTGGAAGTGGATTTGTACGCAGACTGAGTATGCCTGATGCCTCGCTGCAACTCTGTCCAGAG CCAAAAGCTCCAAATGCTGACTGGCGATATTCCGCATCTCTGAGGGCAGGGATGCAAAG TTCGGTCCACATGGAGGAAGCCTCAATGATGCAGGGCGCCCAGGGGATGCTTGTCCAGAACTGGCCCACTGTTTCCAGTGCTGCAG gggtcgccacagcggatcatttTGCGTTACACCAACCTCCcacatgtcctccttcacaacatccatga
- the LOC131458666 gene encoding uncharacterized protein LOC131458666, which translates to MKWCGNAASLLRSPTFKSVTQEMGRRVGDMMTPVPVLGVPALVGVCGLKTTGEDTAAGVLLHTWGLHCSVGVQTSPGISRQPTQQQSTDTLPVLSEINNQIFNKETQFEDNDKTAILKQKSGESKTKKEVTFKALGGETSHNVTCIQRNRNGTYCFARAIKTNPHFAENITNVRPKLKPAVRYTNGSVVDSEAIGGISVDGNEAAPIRNGTSRERDPIRKQGHRAEHCGRAPLSSVARPFGTVQKLCSLCGGRQSVTTRAATLGENSPAVSASSLNSALAALSTGTHFHTSHIERNRDIKPSQDQITDSVTDRDNGTQTLHVIKQPINSQTSHMRKRSLSRKQL; encoded by the exons ATGAAATGGTGTGGAAATGCCGCCTCTCTCTTGAGAAGTCCCACTTTTAAGTCAGTCACACAAGAGATGGGGAGACGAGTGGGTGACATGATGACTCCGGTGCCAGTTTTAGGAGTTCCTGCTCTGGTTGGAGTATGTGGTTTGAAGACAACCGGAGAAGACACAGCTGCAGGGGTCCTGCTGCACACGTGGGGTCTTCACTGCAGTGTCGGTGTTCAGACGTCACCGGGGATTAGCAGACAACCAACCCAACAGCAGTCAACTGACACACTACCCGTGCTATCAgagataaataatcaaatattcaaCAAGGAAACACAGTTCGAGGACAACGACAAAACGGctattttaaaacagaaaagtggGGAATCCAAGACCAAAAAGGAAGTGACTTTCAAAGCTCTTGGAGGCGAGACCTCTCACAATGTGACCTGCATTCAGAGGAACAGAAATGGGACTTATTGCTTTGCCAGGGCGATCAAGACCAATCCACACTTTGCAGAGAACATAACGAATGTCAGGCCTAAGCTGAAACCAGCTGTGCGTTACACTAACGGTAGCGTGGTCGATTCAGAAGCGATCGGTGGAATCAGTGTTGATGGAAATGAAGCAGCACCAATTAGAAACGGAACCTCTCGTGAAAGAGACCCAATCAGAAAGCAAGGTCACCGCGCAGAGCATTGTGGGAGGGCGCCGCTGTCATCTGTTGCCCGACCTTTCGGCACAGTGCAGAAATTATGCAGCCTTTGTGGTGGGAGACAGTCTGTAACCACAAGAGCTGCCACTTTGGGGGAGAACAGCCCCGCTGTCAGCGCGTCTTCATTAAATTCAGCCCTCGCAGCGCTCTCGACTGGCACACATTTCCACACGTCTCATAttgagagaaacagagacatcAAGCCAAGTCAGGATCAAATCACTGACAGcgtcacagacagagacaacggGACACAGACATTACAT GTGATCAAACAGCCAATCAACTCGCAAACCTCCCACATGCGAAAACGGTCACTATCACGCAAGCAACtatag
- the LOC131457979 gene encoding uncharacterized protein LOC131457979 isoform X3: MHSVQKVHPTNAAQVDTATNACLQISKKKCPDSKITSASESTLRHLSIVAAESSLNKHAASNRATPQIHLIKTNSEPLIHESTTKSQQSRLGLTSGVTTSSTSASTSLKKSSVSLKEVPSTVSLSSCVWTENQSNEVRHIETPRTNKPSHNDQSVVCTLSNQENDSKTNPLTLSRLLTVSKKHSRDTDARTNNPELIMNISTQLHTDKHKLSENVSNEFVAHESKQHENSKPSHVAKLQNIISLIESSSHVNTEQHYQGCTKNEHEGHCDPPPLVHTAQETHAKTELFALAASSTHTKIEAESSADNPPHYSYSTISTAQTNFMSSSAANSKGQVDHVAQIRVHRHSDSHSKLSMTAPVPFQNHGGPECNSITPPSTLQPVPPPCLRSSEMESTLSPAPTQLCPVDFSLTRSHPTDAATLLPLSPSQCWKPAILQQELETVEASLSANKDRITTLLNIIHDLETCHTPTIGDASKLDRTSKPAQAARRPLV; the protein is encoded by the coding sequence ATGCATAGTGTCCAAAAGGTGCACCCGACAAACGCGGCACAAGTAGACACGGCAACAAACGCATGCCttcaaatatctaaaaaaaaatgtcccgaCTCGAAAATAACCAGCGCGTCAGAATCGACCCTACGCCACCTCAGCATTGTTGCTGCAGAGAGCTCTTTGAATAAACACGCTGCATCAAATCGAGCGACTCCACAAATCCACTTGATTAAAACAAATTCCGAGCCTTTAATTCATGAATCTACCACTAAATCCCAACAGTCTCGACTTGGCTTGACTTCCGGTGTGACTACCAGTTCCACATCTGCAAGTACCAGCTTGAAAAAGTCATCCGTCAGTCTTAAGGAAGTTCCGTCTACAGTAAGCTTATCATCTTGTGTGTGGACAGAAAACCAAAGTAATGAAGTGAGACATATTGAAACACCGCGCACAAATAAACCCAGTCACAACGATCAGTCTGTGGTCTGTACCTTATCCAATCAGGAAAATGACTCCAAAACAAACCCACTCACATTATCCAGGCTGCTAACTGTGTCAAAAAAACATAGCAGGGACACTGATGCCCGAACAAACAATCCCGAATTGATAATGAATATCAGTACTCAGTTGCATACTGATAAACACAAATTAAGCGAGAATGTAAGCAATGAATTTGTTGCGCACGAGTCAAAGCAGCATGAAAATTCGAAACCATCACACGTCGCTAAGCTTCAGAATATAATTTCCTTAATCGAGTCGAGCAGCCACGTAAACACAGAGCAACATTATCAAGGATGCACAAAAAATGAACACGAGGGACACTGTGATCCTCCCCCACTAGTACACACAGCCCAAGAGACACATGCAAAAACAGAACTATTTGCCCTGGCGGCATCAAGCACGCATACAAAAATTGAAGCTGAATCTAGTGCAGATAATCCACCACATTACAGTTACTCAACAATCTcaacagcacaaacaaactTCATGAGCTCATCCGCAGCAAACAGTAAAGGCCAAGTTGACCATGTCGCGCAAATCCGAGTCCACCGACATTCAGACTCACATTCAAAGCTTTCCATGACTGCACCTGTGCCATTTCAAAACCACGGAGGCCCGGAATGTAATTCAATTACGCCCCCATCAACATTGCAACCAGTCCCCCCTCCCTGCCTCCGGTCCTCTGAGATGGAGTCAACACTAAGTCCTGCTCCGACCCAGCTTTGCCCAGTGGACTTCAGTCTGACTCGCTCCCACCCGACGGATGCAGCCACGCTGTTGCCACTTTCACCCTCACAGTGCTGGAAACCAGCCATCCTGCAGCAGGAGCTGGAGACAGTGGAGGCCAGTCTGTCAGCCAACAAGGACCGTATCACCACTCTGCTTAACATCATCCATGACCTCGAGACGTGCCACACTCCCACAA
- the LOC131457979 gene encoding uncharacterized protein LOC131457979 isoform X2: MHSVQKVHPTNAAQVDTATNACLQISKKKCPDSKITSASESTLRHLSIVAAESSLNKHAASNRATPQIHLIKTNSEPLIHESTTKSQQSRLGLTSGVTTSSTSASTSLKKSSVSLKEVPSTVSLSSCVWTENQSNEVRHIETPRTNKPSHNDQSVVCTLSNQENDSKTNPLTLSRLLTVSKKHSRDTDARTNNPELIMNISTQLHTDKHKLSENVSNEFVAHESKQHENSKPSHVAKLQNIISLIESSSHVNTEQHYQGCTKNEHEGHCDPPPLVHTAQETHAKTELFALAASSTHTKIEAESSADNPPHYSYSTISTAQTNFMSSSAANSKGQVDHVAQIRVHRHSDSHSKLSMTAPVPFQNHGGPECNSITPPSTLQPVPPPCLRSSEMESTLSPAPTQLCPVDFSLTRSHPTDAATLLPLSPSQCWKPAILQQELETVEASLSANKDRITTLLNIIHDLETCHTPTSGRRCFKTGQDVKTCSSCQKTACIIYRDNPSRF, from the coding sequence ATGCATAGTGTCCAAAAGGTGCACCCGACAAACGCGGCACAAGTAGACACGGCAACAAACGCATGCCttcaaatatctaaaaaaaaatgtcccgaCTCGAAAATAACCAGCGCGTCAGAATCGACCCTACGCCACCTCAGCATTGTTGCTGCAGAGAGCTCTTTGAATAAACACGCTGCATCAAATCGAGCGACTCCACAAATCCACTTGATTAAAACAAATTCCGAGCCTTTAATTCATGAATCTACCACTAAATCCCAACAGTCTCGACTTGGCTTGACTTCCGGTGTGACTACCAGTTCCACATCTGCAAGTACCAGCTTGAAAAAGTCATCCGTCAGTCTTAAGGAAGTTCCGTCTACAGTAAGCTTATCATCTTGTGTGTGGACAGAAAACCAAAGTAATGAAGTGAGACATATTGAAACACCGCGCACAAATAAACCCAGTCACAACGATCAGTCTGTGGTCTGTACCTTATCCAATCAGGAAAATGACTCCAAAACAAACCCACTCACATTATCCAGGCTGCTAACTGTGTCAAAAAAACATAGCAGGGACACTGATGCCCGAACAAACAATCCCGAATTGATAATGAATATCAGTACTCAGTTGCATACTGATAAACACAAATTAAGCGAGAATGTAAGCAATGAATTTGTTGCGCACGAGTCAAAGCAGCATGAAAATTCGAAACCATCACACGTCGCTAAGCTTCAGAATATAATTTCCTTAATCGAGTCGAGCAGCCACGTAAACACAGAGCAACATTATCAAGGATGCACAAAAAATGAACACGAGGGACACTGTGATCCTCCCCCACTAGTACACACAGCCCAAGAGACACATGCAAAAACAGAACTATTTGCCCTGGCGGCATCAAGCACGCATACAAAAATTGAAGCTGAATCTAGTGCAGATAATCCACCACATTACAGTTACTCAACAATCTcaacagcacaaacaaactTCATGAGCTCATCCGCAGCAAACAGTAAAGGCCAAGTTGACCATGTCGCGCAAATCCGAGTCCACCGACATTCAGACTCACATTCAAAGCTTTCCATGACTGCACCTGTGCCATTTCAAAACCACGGAGGCCCGGAATGTAATTCAATTACGCCCCCATCAACATTGCAACCAGTCCCCCCTCCCTGCCTCCGGTCCTCTGAGATGGAGTCAACACTAAGTCCTGCTCCGACCCAGCTTTGCCCAGTGGACTTCAGTCTGACTCGCTCCCACCCGACGGATGCAGCCACGCTGTTGCCACTTTCACCCTCACAGTGCTGGAAACCAGCCATCCTGCAGCAGGAGCTGGAGACAGTGGAGGCCAGTCTGTCAGCCAACAAGGACCGTATCACCACTCTGCTTAACATCATCCATGACCTCGAGACGTGCCACACTCCCACAAGTGG